The following coding sequences lie in one Cannabis sativa cultivar Pink pepper isolate KNU-18-1 chromosome 5, ASM2916894v1, whole genome shotgun sequence genomic window:
- the LOC133038400 gene encoding uncharacterized protein LOC133038400, translating into MEYDDEILEISKVLALPNIFQVADSVADCIIEKTQEHKRKRQEEERDIITDHKVFKIEKGQIYKDKSEPREYVVTCVDENCNWFLRASKLKSTSTFKVRKYVQDHNCSLNIVMGDHKQANCNMIAEMIKKKFMSIKRNHRPNDIMIDMIDDFGVSMSYQKAWRAREKALELAKGRQDESYQQLPKYLHMLKVVNPGTIAQLETDKKDRFKYLYLAFENSIEGWKHCRPVIVTNEIFLKTSFGGTLFTSSTMDGNF; encoded by the exons ATGGAATACGATGATGAAATTTTAGAAATAAGCAAGGTACTTGCATTACCAAACATATTTCAAGTAGCTGATAGTGTTGCTGATTGTATCATTGAGAAAACACAAGAACACAAAAGGAAAAGacaggaagaagaaagagacaTAATAACAGATCATAAggttttcaaaattgaaaaaggACAGATTTACAAGGACAA ATCTGAACCAAGAGAGTATGTGGTGACTTGTGTGGATGAGAACTGTAACTGGTTTCTGAGAGCTTCAAAGCTCAAGAGTACCTCAACATTCAAAGTAAGAAAATATGTCCAAGATCACAATTGCTCACTGAATATTGTAATGGGAGACCACAAGCAGGCAAACTGCAACATGattgcagaaatgataaaaaagaaatttatgTCAATCAAAAGAAATCACAGACCAAATGACATTATGATAGACATGATTGATGATTTTGGAGTGTCAATGAGCTACCAAAAAGCATGGAGAGCAAGAGAAAAAGCTTTGGAGTTAGCAAAAGGAAGGCAAGATGAATCTTATCAGCAACTACCAAAATACCTACACATGCTAAAAGTAGTAAATCCTGGAACAATTGCACAATTGGAAACGGATAAGAAGGATCGTTTCAAATATTTGTATCTAGCATTTGAAAACTCCATAGAAGGTTGGAAACATTGCAGGCCAGTCATTGTAACCaacgaaatatttttaaaaacatcATTTGGAGGAACTCTATTCACATCTTCTACGATGGATGGAAACTTTTAG